A stretch of the Tannerella serpentiformis genome encodes the following:
- a CDS encoding UDP-N-acetylmuramoyl-L-alanyl-D-glutamate--2,6-diaminopimelate ligase has product MNLTELLHDLQITRRDGTSTDGVDVTGIAADSRRVTDGMLFVAVKGTTVDGHNYIASAIERGASAIVCERIPEAIDEAVKARVPFIVVPDAAAALGQLLDAWHGHPSRRLTLVGVTGTNGKTTVATLLYDLFRRLGYHVGLISTVCNRIDEETLPTDHTTPDPVTLHALIARMAEAGCSHVFMEVSSHAVDQQRIAGLHYAGGVFTNLTRDHLDYHKTVENYLRAKKRFFDALPTEAFALTNADDKSGAVMLQNTAARKLTYSLRTVADFKGKIVEAHFEGTELLIDGRDVTVAFVGRFNAYNLLAVYGTAVALGEDAERVLVALSSLRPVAGRFETITSPEGFTAIVDYAHTPDALANVLTSIHEVLRGTGRVITVVGAGGNRDTGKRPLMAREADRQSDQLILTSDNPRFEDPDAIIREMEAGLDTAAQVRVLCITDRLSAIKTACRLARRGDVVLVAGKGHEDYQEVRGVKHPFDDREVLRTLFSTSKA; this is encoded by the coding sequence ATGAATTTGACAGAACTGCTACACGATTTACAGATCACCCGCCGCGATGGTACATCTACCGACGGCGTCGACGTGACCGGCATCGCGGCCGACTCGCGTCGCGTCACCGACGGCATGCTCTTCGTCGCCGTCAAAGGCACAACCGTCGACGGGCACAACTATATCGCTTCGGCCATCGAACGCGGTGCCTCAGCCATTGTCTGCGAACGCATCCCGGAGGCGATCGATGAGGCCGTAAAGGCCCGCGTGCCGTTTATTGTCGTGCCGGATGCGGCCGCGGCGCTCGGTCAACTGCTCGACGCATGGCACGGCCACCCCTCCCGTCGTCTGACACTCGTCGGCGTGACGGGGACGAACGGCAAGACAACCGTTGCCACGCTCCTTTACGACCTCTTCCGCCGCTTGGGCTACCACGTGGGACTCATCTCCACCGTCTGCAACCGCATCGACGAGGAGACACTGCCCACCGACCACACGACGCCCGACCCCGTCACACTGCATGCGCTGATCGCTCGCATGGCCGAGGCCGGGTGTTCGCACGTCTTCATGGAGGTGAGCTCGCATGCAGTCGATCAGCAGCGCATCGCCGGATTGCACTACGCCGGCGGCGTCTTCACCAACCTCACCCGCGATCATTTGGACTATCACAAGACGGTCGAGAATTACCTCCGCGCTAAGAAGCGCTTCTTCGACGCCTTGCCCACCGAGGCCTTCGCATTGACTAACGCCGACGATAAGTCGGGTGCCGTCATGCTGCAAAACACGGCTGCCCGCAAGCTGACCTATTCGCTGCGCACCGTAGCCGACTTCAAGGGTAAGATCGTGGAGGCACACTTTGAGGGGACGGAGTTGCTCATCGATGGGCGCGACGTGACGGTGGCTTTCGTCGGCCGTTTCAATGCCTACAACCTGCTGGCCGTTTATGGCACAGCGGTGGCGTTAGGCGAGGATGCGGAGCGGGTGCTTGTGGCGCTGAGCAGCCTCCGGCCCGTAGCCGGACGGTTCGAGACGATCACTTCGCCCGAGGGCTTTACGGCCATCGTTGATTATGCCCACACGCCGGACGCGCTGGCTAACGTGCTGACGAGCATCCACGAGGTGCTGCGGGGCACGGGGCGCGTGATCACCGTGGTCGGCGCCGGTGGCAATCGGGATACGGGCAAGCGTCCGCTGATGGCCCGTGAGGCCGACCGACAGAGCGACCAGCTCATTCTTACGTCAGACAATCCCCGCTTTGAGGATCCAGACGCCATTATTCGCGAGATGGAGGCCGGGCTCGACACTGCCGCTCAGGTGCGTGTGCTCTGCATCACCGACCGACTGTCGGCCATCAAGACGGCCTGCCGACTGGCTCGCCGTGGCGACGTCGTGCTCGTGGCCGGTAAGGGGCATGAGGACTATCAGGAGGTGCGCGGCGTGAAGCACCCCTTTGACGATCGCGAGGTATTGCGCACCCTTTTCTCCACCTCTAAAGCATAA
- the mraY gene encoding phospho-N-acetylmuramoyl-pentapeptide-transferase — protein MLYELFNYLDQLDVPGAGVFKYVSFRSVMAFILALFISTAIGRRIIDRLRRLQIGETVRELGLEGQLSKKGTPTMGGIIIIIAIIVPLLFFARLNNIYLILMLITTIWLGTLGFADDYIKVFKKDKEGLHGRFKIIAQVGLGLIVGLTLYFSPDVVIRENMEIRRAGQDTIEEVRIHPSEVKSTKTTIPFVKNNNFDYSVLAAWAGRYKTEVTWLLFVLMTIFVVTAVSNGTNLTDGLDGLAAGSSAIVGIALGVLAYTSSHFEFASFLNIMFIPGAEELVVFASAFIGATIGFLWYNAYPAQVFMGDTGSLTLGGIIAVFAIIIRKELLVPILCGVFFVEALSVMLQVFYFKYTKKKTGTGRRIFKMTPLHHHFQKPGNAGIDAIIQKPFNVVPESKIVVRFWLIGIILAAIAIITLKLR, from the coding sequence ATGCTGTACGAACTGTTCAACTACTTGGATCAACTGGACGTCCCCGGTGCAGGCGTCTTCAAATATGTCTCCTTCCGTTCCGTGATGGCCTTCATCCTGGCCCTTTTCATCTCCACGGCCATCGGGCGTCGCATCATCGACCGCCTGCGCCGCCTCCAGATCGGCGAAACCGTCCGCGAACTGGGCCTTGAGGGTCAGCTGAGCAAGAAAGGCACGCCCACGATGGGCGGCATCATCATCATCATCGCCATCATCGTCCCCTTGCTCTTCTTCGCCCGGCTGAACAACATCTACCTGATCCTTATGCTCATCACCACCATCTGGTTGGGCACACTGGGCTTTGCAGACGACTATATCAAGGTCTTCAAGAAAGACAAGGAGGGGCTGCACGGGCGCTTCAAGATCATCGCCCAAGTAGGCCTCGGGCTGATTGTCGGCCTGACGCTCTATTTCAGTCCGGACGTCGTGATCCGCGAAAACATGGAGATCCGTCGTGCGGGGCAGGACACGATCGAGGAGGTGCGTATCCACCCCAGCGAAGTGAAGTCCACCAAGACGACCATCCCCTTTGTCAAGAACAACAACTTCGACTACTCCGTGCTGGCCGCTTGGGCCGGTCGCTATAAGACGGAAGTCACCTGGCTACTCTTTGTGCTGATGACCATCTTCGTCGTCACCGCCGTCTCGAACGGCACGAACCTCACCGACGGACTCGACGGACTGGCGGCGGGCAGCTCGGCCATCGTCGGCATCGCGCTCGGGGTGCTGGCCTACACCTCGTCACACTTCGAGTTTGCCTCCTTCCTCAACATCATGTTTATCCCCGGCGCCGAGGAGTTGGTGGTCTTCGCCTCGGCCTTCATCGGCGCCACGATCGGCTTCCTGTGGTACAACGCCTATCCTGCGCAAGTCTTCATGGGCGACACCGGCAGCCTGACCCTCGGCGGCATCATCGCCGTCTTCGCCATCATCATCCGCAAAGAACTGCTGGTGCCTATCCTCTGCGGCGTCTTCTTCGTCGAGGCGCTGTCGGTCATGCTGCAAGTCTTCTACTTCAAGTACACCAAAAAGAAGACCGGCACGGGGCGGCGCATCTTCAAGATGACCCCCCTGCATCACCACTTCCAGAAGCCCGGCAATGCAGGCATCGACGCCATCATCCAGAAGCCCTTCAACGTGGTGCCAGAGTCGAAGATCGTCGTCCGCTTCTGGTTGATCGGCATCATCCTCGCCGCCATCGCCATTATCACGTTGAAATTGCGATAG
- a CDS encoding GNAT family N-acetyltransferase encodes MKRIRLTDPSHPDFARAWRLYKESFPVDERRRLNSHRRIMLRSIYHFDVVMDHNVFIGILLWWDFESVRYIEHLAVVPTLRGMQHGERILRRFLSESDMPVWLEVEPPDNDLRNRRVGFYRRVGFTLNEHDYTQPAYEKSSQPVPLLVMTYPEAITEPDIRFFCRQYHPLLTDYSLAGA; translated from the coding sequence ATGAAACGCATTCGACTGACTGACCCCAGCCACCCGGACTTTGCTCGTGCCTGGCGGCTCTACAAAGAATCCTTCCCCGTCGACGAACGTCGGCGGCTGAACTCTCATCGCCGCATCATGCTCCGATCGATCTACCATTTTGATGTCGTGATGGATCACAATGTCTTTATCGGCATCCTGCTTTGGTGGGATTTTGAGAGCGTGCGCTACATCGAACACCTGGCCGTCGTCCCCACCCTGCGCGGCATGCAGCACGGCGAACGCATCCTCCGGCGCTTCCTCTCCGAATCCGACATGCCTGTCTGGCTGGAGGTGGAACCGCCGGACAACGACCTGCGCAACCGTCGCGTGGGCTTCTACCGTCGCGTGGGCTTCACCCTCAACGAGCATGACTACACGCAGCCGGCTTACGAGAAGAGCAGTCAGCCCGTCCCCCTGCTCGTCATGACCTATCCCGAAGCCATCACCGAACCGGACATCCGCTTCTTCTGCCGCCAGTATCATCCCCTGCTCACGGATTACAGTCTGGCGGGGGCCTAA
- a CDS encoding FtsL-like putative cell division protein has protein sequence MTNETNTSSKPKRQLTLLYILGGGVLKEDFIIRHTRLIVLVVVMLFIFISNRYTCLLKLREIDRLQRELKDVKNESLAVSGQLTGSNRLSQIELLVKEKGLDIETAQTPPYIIRK, from the coding sequence ATGACGAACGAAACGAATACATCAAGCAAACCCAAAAGGCAGCTCACGCTGCTCTATATCCTGGGCGGAGGCGTGCTGAAGGAGGACTTCATCATTCGCCATACCCGCCTGATTGTGTTGGTGGTGGTGATGCTTTTCATCTTCATCAGCAACCGCTACACCTGCCTGCTGAAACTGCGCGAGATAGACCGTCTGCAGCGCGAGCTGAAGGACGTGAAGAATGAATCGCTGGCTGTGTCGGGACAGCTGACGGGCAGCAATCGCCTGTCGCAAATCGAGCTATTGGTCAAGGAGAAAGGCTTAGACATCGAGACGGCTCAGACGCCGCCTTACATCATTCGTAAATGA
- the rsmH gene encoding 16S rRNA (cytosine(1402)-N(4))-methyltransferase RsmH, which produces MDRERNDYHVPALLDECLEALSLSPDGVYVDVTFGGGGHSRAILSRLGPDGRLFAFDQDADAEANAPTDDPRFIFIRSNFRYLASFLRYHGVRQVDGVLADLGVSSHHFDTPQRGFSFRFDGEADMRMNNRAGRTASEVVNTYTEEQLTRLLQTYGELTNARRAAEAIVRARAERPIRTTAELTAILQPMAGRRDASGYYAQVFQALRIEVNDEMGALSDLLRQALRVIRPGGRLAVITYHSLEDRPVKRFMRTGRIDGRSEEDVYGNRLSPIRPVGRKPIVPTADEVARNPRVRSAKLRVGEIINEEEQ; this is translated from the coding sequence ATGGATAGAGAAAGAAACGATTACCACGTCCCCGCCCTGCTCGACGAATGTTTGGAGGCGCTCAGCCTGTCGCCGGATGGCGTCTATGTAGACGTCACCTTCGGCGGCGGCGGCCATAGCCGTGCCATCCTCAGCCGACTGGGCCCCGACGGCCGACTCTTCGCTTTCGATCAAGACGCCGACGCCGAGGCCAACGCCCCGACCGACGATCCGCGGTTCATCTTTATCCGCAGCAACTTTCGCTATCTCGCCTCCTTCCTGCGCTATCACGGCGTCAGACAGGTGGACGGGGTGCTGGCCGACCTCGGCGTCTCGTCGCACCACTTCGATACGCCCCAGCGCGGCTTCTCCTTTCGCTTCGACGGCGAGGCCGATATGCGCATGAACAATCGTGCGGGGCGCACTGCGTCCGAGGTGGTGAATACGTACACCGAAGAGCAGCTCACCCGCCTACTACAGACCTACGGCGAGCTGACGAATGCACGCCGTGCCGCCGAGGCCATCGTCCGTGCGCGTGCCGAACGCCCCATCCGCACGACGGCCGAGCTGACCGCCATCCTGCAACCCATGGCCGGCCGACGAGATGCGTCGGGCTACTATGCGCAGGTCTTCCAGGCGCTACGGATCGAGGTGAACGACGAGATGGGCGCCCTGAGCGACCTGCTCCGTCAGGCGCTGCGTGTGATCCGGCCCGGCGGACGGCTGGCGGTCATCACCTACCACTCGCTGGAGGATCGGCCCGTGAAGCGCTTCATGCGCACCGGTCGCATCGACGGGCGGAGCGAGGAGGACGTCTATGGCAATCGCCTTTCGCCTATTCGCCCCGTGGGCCGTAAGCCCATCGTGCCGACGGCCGATGAGGTGGCGCGCAATCCGCGGGTGCGCAGCGCCAAATTGCGCGTGGGAGAAATCATAAACGAAGAGGAACAATGA
- a CDS encoding penicillin-binding protein, giving the protein MSEQEKDSAREQAARKAKGGQILTRYFIIVMLLSPVAAGILFLAFKTAILEKTKWTKVAESRKKPNRLVNPSRGNIYSADGKLMATSVPRYYLYVDFQAAGFRAPSPKGKKVVNIDTFMRSRENGIDSLAYYLARKLKNRTAAGYRAYLLRGLRQKSRQYPLYEYRLSYADYKEIREFPFFRLGRNIGGLYEREMVQRQKLFGSLASRTIGDIYNEIETGGLSKGKNGLELRYDTLLHGKPGYNSIVRVGGRWTNVVEEEPVDGLDIRTTIDLQIQDLTEKALVDKLQEADAASGVAVVMEVKTGEVKAISNMERIRPGVYAELRNHALADELEPGSTFKIASMMVALEDGICTPESPIDVGNGTYKFNGRTIRDHNAQSGGYGTITVAQSIWYSSNVSIAKIVLKGYGNNPRKFIDGLHRTGIDADLNLDIAGAGHAKIRQPGDPQWSRMTLPWMSFGYEVQIPPINTLAFFNAIANNGRLMRPMFVKSILKNGKELRVYEPEVLIPEICSKRTLRAVQEMMYNVVNYQDPVGRRDGTGKPARSNVVSIAGKTGTAQIAASKAAHNLSFCGYFPYENPQYSCIVVISRPRRGIVSGGMMAGTVFKEIAEKVYSNQIRYDLSSMKPEAGRTLMPPVKNGESRSAQAVVKWFDIRTTPKRVDADFSAYWRNATRDTLNVRKLTVREGMMPYVIGMGARDAVYALERCGLRVNLAGHGRVILQSVPSGQAVTRGQTIDIILN; this is encoded by the coding sequence ATGTCAGAGCAAGAGAAAGACAGCGCCCGCGAGCAAGCCGCGCGCAAGGCAAAGGGCGGGCAGATACTGACGCGATACTTTATCATCGTCATGCTGCTTAGCCCCGTGGCAGCGGGCATCCTGTTTCTGGCCTTCAAGACGGCCATCTTAGAGAAAACGAAGTGGACCAAGGTGGCCGAGAGCCGCAAGAAGCCGAACCGACTCGTGAACCCCAGCCGCGGCAATATCTATTCGGCCGACGGCAAGCTGATGGCTACGAGCGTGCCGCGCTATTACCTCTACGTCGACTTTCAAGCCGCAGGCTTCCGCGCGCCCTCGCCCAAGGGGAAGAAGGTGGTGAACATCGACACCTTCATGCGGTCGCGCGAAAACGGCATTGACTCGCTCGCTTACTATTTAGCCCGTAAGCTGAAGAACCGCACCGCCGCGGGTTATCGCGCCTACCTACTGCGTGGGCTGAGACAGAAGAGCCGACAGTATCCACTCTACGAATACCGCCTCTCTTACGCCGACTATAAAGAGATCCGCGAGTTCCCCTTCTTCCGCCTCGGCCGCAACATTGGCGGGCTCTACGAGCGCGAGATGGTGCAGCGGCAGAAGCTGTTCGGATCCCTGGCCTCACGTACCATCGGCGACATTTATAATGAGATAGAGACCGGCGGACTGTCGAAGGGCAAGAATGGCTTGGAGCTGCGTTACGACACGCTGCTGCACGGCAAGCCGGGCTATAACTCCATCGTGCGCGTGGGCGGACGGTGGACGAACGTCGTCGAGGAGGAGCCGGTCGACGGTCTGGATATCCGCACGACGATCGACTTGCAGATTCAAGACCTCACCGAGAAGGCGCTGGTGGATAAGCTCCAGGAGGCTGACGCGGCGTCGGGCGTGGCAGTCGTTATGGAGGTGAAGACGGGCGAGGTGAAGGCCATATCGAATATGGAGCGCATCCGTCCGGGCGTCTATGCCGAGCTGCGCAACCATGCGCTGGCCGACGAGTTAGAGCCGGGCTCGACGTTCAAGATCGCCTCCATGATGGTGGCCCTCGAGGATGGCATCTGCACCCCCGAATCGCCCATCGATGTGGGTAACGGCACCTACAAATTCAACGGCCGCACCATCCGCGACCATAATGCCCAGAGCGGCGGCTACGGTACGATCACCGTGGCGCAGAGCATCTGGTACTCCTCCAACGTGAGCATCGCCAAGATCGTCCTCAAGGGCTACGGCAACAATCCGCGTAAGTTCATCGACGGTCTCCACCGCACGGGTATCGACGCTGATCTGAATCTCGACATCGCTGGTGCCGGTCACGCCAAGATCCGTCAGCCGGGCGATCCGCAATGGTCGCGCATGACGCTGCCGTGGATGTCGTTCGGCTACGAGGTGCAGATCCCGCCGATCAACACGCTGGCCTTCTTCAACGCCATCGCCAACAACGGCCGACTCATGCGTCCGATGTTCGTCAAGAGCATCCTCAAGAACGGCAAGGAGCTGCGCGTCTACGAGCCGGAAGTACTCATCCCCGAGATCTGCTCCAAGCGCACGCTTCGGGCGGTGCAAGAGATGATGTACAACGTGGTGAACTATCAAGATCCCGTGGGCCGACGTGACGGCACGGGCAAGCCCGCCCGATCGAACGTCGTCTCCATCGCCGGCAAGACGGGTACGGCGCAGATCGCTGCCTCTAAGGCCGCGCACAACCTGTCCTTCTGCGGCTATTTCCCTTACGAGAACCCCCAATACTCCTGCATTGTCGTCATCTCTCGGCCACGTCGGGGCATCGTCTCGGGCGGTATGATGGCCGGTACGGTGTTTAAGGAGATCGCTGAAAAGGTCTACTCCAACCAGATCCGTTACGACCTCAGCTCCATGAAGCCTGAAGCGGGTCGCACGCTCATGCCGCCGGTTAAGAATGGCGAGTCGCGTTCGGCACAGGCCGTAGTCAAATGGTTCGACATACGGACCACGCCTAAGCGTGTGGACGCCGACTTCTCGGCCTACTGGCGTAACGCTACGCGTGACACGCTCAACGTCCGCAAGCTGACGGTCCGCGAGGGCATGATGCCTTACGTGATCGGGATGGGGGCCAGAGACGCCGTCTATGCCCTCGAGCGATGCGGACTGCGCGTCAACTTGGCCGGTCATGGGCGTGTCATCTTGCAATCCGTCCCGTCGGGGCAAGCCGTGACGCGTGGGCAGACGATTGATATCATATTGAATTGA
- the murD gene encoding UDP-N-acetylmuramoyl-L-alanine--D-glutamate ligase, translating to MVVLGAGESGVGAAVLAWTKGYDVFVSDCGTIAEKYKAMLLDRGILFEEGHHTEAQILNADEIVKSPGIPDTAPIVRAAVERGIPILSEIELAGRYTDAQMVCITGSNGKTTTTSLTYQILREAGMDVGLAGNIGRSLALQVAEDPHACYVIELSSFQLDNMYSFKADIAVLMNITPDHLNRYGGEMQRYVDAKLRILQNQTRADAFIYWADDPILRREVAKHHPEAACYPFSDADRPELKGRLTADGQICIETPRGTLRIPRTALALRGTHNLYNSLAAATAARLAGADDASIRRGLETFRGVEHRLEPVARVAEVEYINDSKATNIDSCRYALQSVETPIVLILGGTDKGNDYGEIEAMVRAKARGLVFLGVDNRKLHAAFDGKVPATCDARSMAEAIAQAARMARPGDTVLLSPCCASFDLFRNYEDRGEQFKQCVHALADGKEAGA from the coding sequence ATCGTCGTCCTGGGTGCAGGCGAGAGTGGCGTGGGAGCCGCGGTGTTGGCGTGGACGAAGGGCTACGACGTGTTCGTGTCCGATTGTGGCACGATCGCGGAGAAATACAAGGCGATGCTGCTCGATCGCGGTATCCTCTTTGAAGAGGGCCATCACACGGAGGCCCAGATCCTCAACGCCGACGAGATCGTCAAGAGCCCCGGCATACCCGACACGGCGCCCATCGTGCGCGCGGCCGTGGAGCGTGGTATCCCGATCCTCTCCGAGATCGAGCTGGCCGGACGATACACCGACGCGCAGATGGTCTGCATCACGGGCAGCAATGGCAAGACGACGACCACGTCGCTGACGTACCAAATCCTGCGCGAGGCCGGCATGGACGTTGGTCTGGCGGGCAACATCGGGCGCAGCTTGGCCCTGCAAGTGGCCGAGGATCCGCACGCGTGCTACGTGATCGAACTGAGCAGTTTCCAGCTCGACAACATGTACAGCTTCAAGGCCGACATCGCTGTGCTGATGAACATCACGCCCGACCACCTGAACCGTTACGGCGGCGAGATGCAGCGTTATGTGGACGCCAAGCTGCGCATCCTGCAAAACCAAACCCGGGCGGACGCCTTCATCTATTGGGCCGACGACCCCATCCTGCGGCGCGAGGTGGCCAAGCATCACCCCGAGGCCGCCTGCTACCCCTTCTCCGACGCCGACCGGCCGGAGCTGAAGGGCCGCCTCACGGCCGACGGGCAGATCTGTATCGAGACGCCCCGCGGCACGCTCCGTATCCCCCGCACAGCCCTCGCGCTGCGTGGCACACACAACCTCTATAACTCCCTCGCCGCGGCCACGGCGGCCCGTCTGGCTGGGGCTGACGATGCCTCGATCCGCCGCGGTCTGGAGACGTTTCGCGGCGTTGAGCACCGCTTGGAGCCGGTGGCACGCGTGGCCGAGGTGGAATACATCAACGATTCGAAGGCCACGAACATCGACTCCTGCCGCTATGCCCTGCAAAGCGTCGAGACGCCGATCGTGCTCATCCTCGGCGGCACAGACAAGGGCAACGATTACGGGGAGATCGAGGCCATGGTACGGGCGAAGGCCCGCGGGCTCGTCTTCCTCGGTGTGGACAATCGGAAGCTCCACGCGGCCTTCGACGGTAAGGTGCCCGCCACCTGCGACGCCCGCTCGATGGCAGAGGCCATCGCCCAGGCCGCCCGCATGGCTCGTCCGGGCGATACGGTGCTGCTCTCGCCCTGTTGCGCCAGCTTCGACCTCTTCCGCAACTACGAAGACCGCGGCGAGCAGTTCAAACAATGTGTCCATGCGCTGGCGGACGGAAAGGAGGCCGGGGCATGA
- a CDS encoding amidophosphoribosyltransferase: protein METLKHECGVAMIRLLQPLEYYHRKYGTWMYALNKLYLLMEKQHNRGQDGAGFACVKLSATPGEEYMFRERAAGTGAITEIFETVYSQYRDIAPERLADPAHAAASLPFAGELYMGHLRYSTTGRSGLAYIHPFLRRSNWRACNLALCGNFNLTNTDDIFAEIRTSGQHPRKYADTYFILEQVGHLLDTEADRLRRQFEVDEGRTGLEVTREVERHIDLSRIVQPAARTWDGGFVICGATGSGESFTIRDPWGIRTAFYYADDEIVVIASERPVIQTVMNVQAADVRELGRGEALFIRRDGTWRTEQLLEPRALSACSFERIYFSRGSDRDIYRERKQLGENLVAPILRKVDGDLEHTVFSFIPNTAEMAYFGMLEGLQKHLDRRMEQQLAEPAVLSDPEAVRRILAQRVRSEKVVLKDIKLRTFIAEGNTRNDLAAHVYDITYGSIEPYEDNLVVIDDSIVRGTTLRRSIISILDRLHPRRIIVVSSSPQIRYPDYYGIDMSSLGEFIAFRTAIDLLKTRGMAHVITDAYDRARRQQGTPDELRVNCVKAIYAPFTDEDISDHMARMLTGSDIHAEIGIVFQSLEGLHRACPHHPGDWYFSGDYPTPGGTRLVNRAFIQYMEQTYRHRS, encoded by the coding sequence GTTTCGCCTGCGTAAAGCTCAGCGCCACGCCCGGCGAGGAGTATATGTTTCGCGAGCGGGCCGCTGGGACGGGTGCCATCACGGAGATCTTCGAGACGGTCTACAGCCAATATCGCGACATCGCTCCCGAGCGCCTCGCCGATCCGGCTCACGCCGCGGCCAGTCTGCCCTTCGCCGGCGAACTCTACATGGGCCATCTGCGTTACAGCACCACCGGCCGGTCGGGCCTCGCTTACATCCACCCCTTCCTGCGCCGCAGCAATTGGCGCGCCTGCAACCTGGCCCTCTGCGGCAACTTCAACCTCACGAACACGGACGACATCTTCGCCGAGATCCGCACCTCCGGGCAGCACCCCCGCAAGTATGCCGACACGTATTTTATCCTCGAGCAAGTGGGCCATCTGCTCGACACGGAGGCCGACCGCCTGCGCCGACAGTTCGAAGTCGACGAGGGGCGTACGGGGCTGGAGGTGACGCGTGAGGTGGAGCGGCACATTGACCTTTCGCGCATCGTGCAGCCCGCTGCCCGGACCTGGGACGGCGGCTTTGTCATCTGTGGCGCCACCGGCAGCGGCGAGTCCTTCACCATCCGCGACCCGTGGGGCATCCGCACCGCCTTCTATTACGCCGACGACGAGATCGTGGTCATCGCCTCCGAGCGCCCCGTCATTCAGACCGTCATGAATGTGCAAGCCGCCGACGTCCGCGAGCTGGGCCGTGGCGAAGCGCTCTTCATCCGCCGCGACGGTACCTGGCGCACCGAGCAGCTCCTCGAACCCCGCGCCCTCAGCGCTTGCTCCTTCGAGCGCATCTATTTCTCCCGCGGCAGCGACCGCGACATCTATCGCGAGCGCAAGCAGCTGGGCGAAAACCTCGTCGCACCGATCCTCCGTAAGGTGGACGGCGACCTGGAGCACACCGTCTTCTCCTTCATCCCCAACACCGCCGAGATGGCCTACTTCGGTATGCTCGAAGGCCTACAGAAGCACCTCGATCGACGCATGGAGCAGCAGCTGGCCGAACCCGCAGTGCTCAGCGATCCCGAGGCCGTGCGCCGCATCTTGGCCCAACGCGTAAGGAGCGAGAAGGTCGTCTTGAAAGACATCAAGCTCCGCACCTTCATCGCCGAGGGCAACACCCGCAACGACCTCGCGGCGCACGTCTATGACATCACCTACGGCAGCATCGAGCCTTACGAAGACAATCTCGTGGTGATCGACGATAGCATCGTGCGCGGCACCACCCTTCGGCGCAGCATCATCAGCATCCTCGATCGGCTCCACCCGCGTCGCATCATCGTCGTCTCCTCCTCGCCGCAGATCCGCTACCCGGATTATTACGGCATCGACATGTCCAGCCTCGGCGAATTCATCGCCTTCCGCACGGCCATCGACCTGCTGAAAACGCGCGGCATGGCCCACGTCATCACGGACGCTTACGATCGTGCCCGCCGTCAGCAGGGTACGCCCGACGAGCTGCGCGTGAACTGCGTCAAAGCCATCTACGCGCCCTTCACTGACGAGGACATCTCTGATCACATGGCGCGTATGCTCACCGGATCCGACATCCACGCCGAAATCGGCATCGTCTTCCAGTCCCTCGAGGGTCTCCACCGTGCCTGTCCGCATCACCCCGGCGATTGGTACTTCTCGGGCGACTATCCCACGCCCGGTGGCACACGCTTAGTCAACCGTGCCTTCATTCAGTACATGGAACAGACCTATCGCCATCGCTCTTGA